In Vibrio mangrovi, the DNA window CAGCAGCCAGAAGGATGTCCTGTTTATCTTTTTCGGTTAGTGCCTGAGCAGAAAGCCCGCCTCCCTGACGGTTAATTCCTTTATTATTAGATAATGGTCCGCCAACGGTCACAAAGGTATGGATTTTTCTCCCTTCAACCATGATGACCTGAAGCTGAACCCGACCATCATCAAGGAGCAGAATATCGTCCCGTTGAACGTCATCCGGCAGGTTCTTGTAATCAATACCAACGGATTCCTGATTACCGGCCCCGGGTGGGAGATCGGCATCCAGTGTAAAGCGGTCACCGACATTGAGGGTGATTCTGTCATTGGCAAAGGTGGAAATACGAATCTTCGGTCCCTGTAAATCTCCTAAGATCGCAACACTCTGTCCAAGCTTTGCTGCGATCTCACGGACTTTTCTGGCTCGCAGCCGGTGATCTTCTGCTGTTCCGTGAGAAAAATTCAGCCGGACGACATTGGCTCCGGCGCGGATCAGTGCTTCAAGATTATTGTCCCGGTCGGTTGCGGGTCCGAGGGTGGTTACAATTTTTGTTCTTCGTTGTATTTTTTTCGGCATGATGTGCTCCTGATTGAAAATCGTAGAACGAGCACTGTTAAGTATATCTGAGAACAGCTGAAGCGCCGGATGAAAGCATCAGAATTTAACATTTTTGCAAAGAAAATATTGGTGGCTCAGGGAGTTCCGGAGAGGTGAACATTTGACTCTCAACACAAACTTGATGCAACGTACGTGATGCCTGTCACGCTCGGATATCAAATCGCTTCACAATTACTTTGCAAAGTAAAAAAATTAGCAGGTTGTTGATTTCTGGAGCACATCATGTATACGGCTCAGCCAGGCCATATTGATCATATCAAGCAGATTAATGCTGGTCGCGTTTATAAGCTGATTGATCAAAAAGGTCCTATTTCACGTATTGATCTGTCTAAAGAGAGTGAACTTGCTCCGGCAAGTATCACCAAGATTACACGTGAACTGATTGATGCCCATTTGATCCATGAAACCACCGTTCAGGAAGCGATTAGTCGTGGCCGGCCTGCTGTCGGTTTACAAACCCGGAATGAAGGCTGGCAGTTTCTCTCTATCCGGCTGGGGCGGGGATATCTGACCATTGCATTGCATGAATTAAGCGGTGATGTCCTGATTGATACCAAAATCGACATTCACGAAGTTGATCAGGATGATTTACTGGCTCGTTTATTTCACGAAATCGAAGAGTTTTTTCTGACTTATACTCAACAGCTCGAACGGGTAACCAGTATTGCTGTGACACTTCCCGGTCTGGTGGATGCAGATAATGGTGTGGTATTGCAGATGCCCCATTACAATGTGCATAACCTTGAACTGGGAGCTGAAATTTATCAGGTGACCGGCCTGCCGGTTTTTATCGCCAATGATACCCGTGCCTGGGCACTGGCTGAAAAGTTGTTCGGTCATTCTCAGGAAGACGAGAATTCAGTACTGATTTCAATTCATAACGGTTTGAATGCCGGAGTGATAGTGAATGGACGTGTGTTGCAGGGAAGGCATGGGAACATCGGTGATTTGGGGCATATTCAGATTGATCCGCAGGGTTTACCGTGTCATTGCGGTAATCGTGGATGCCTGGAAACCGTAACGAGTTCGAAGGCTCTCCGGGAGCAGGCTATCGCGAGGATTGCAAACGGAGAAGAATCATCTCTGAGCCGACTGACGGAGATATCCATTGAAGATATCTGTATGGCCGCAGCTCAGGGCGATCCATTGTCGTGTGACATTATGGATCGGCTGGGAAGACATCTTGGACAAGCCATCGCCATTGTCATTAATATGTTTAATCCGGAAAAAGTTCTGATCGGCGGTGTCATCAATCAGGCAAAAGCAATTTTATACCCGCCAATGCTGAAGTATATCGAGACGCAAAGTAATCCTGCCTATCGGGATCAGGTGAAAATTGTCGAATCCCGTTTCTACAAACAATCGACAATGCCGGGAGCTGCATTGATTAAACAAGCGTTATATGACGGCTCGTTGCTGATGACCATTGTTGACAGGTAAGAGGTAAGATCACTGGCTGATTCCCTGTCATTGTCTATTTTCTGATTTATTCTCCTAGCTTTATCGCTTAATATGTCTCACAGTTAGTTAGTAAAGTATTTTTTACTATTTCCGATATGTTATGTATATCCGTCATTTGGCTATAAGCAAGCATCAGACTGAATCGGGAATGCTGATACCGGAAGCCTCATTGTGTCAATGAATACGAGATGCTGGTGGCTGGTGATGCATAACACCCGATGGCGTTTGGGTATATACTATTAACAGTTTTTAATTGGTGGAAGCTCGTATGTCAGGTGTTTTAAATACGGTTGACCAACGTACGAATCTCGTCGGAGAGAATCGTCTTGAACTGCTCCTTTTCAGTTTGAATAGTCGACAGATTTTTGCGATTAATGTGTTTAAAGTCAAAGAAGTGATTAAAGTTCCGGTTTTGACGAAAATGCCCGGTGCACATCCTAATATTACCGGTGTGGCTTCTCTGCGAGGAGAGCCCGTTCCCGTCATTGACCTGAGAAGAGCAATCGGCTTTCCTCCGCCGAAAACCGAGTCGGAAGAGCAAAACCTGATCATTACCGAATATAACCGGACTATTCAGGGTTTTCTGGTCGGACAGGTCCGGAATATCATCAATACTGCATGGACAGAGATTCAGCCTCCGCCGCGAACCGCCGGAAGGGCGAACTATCTGACGGCAATCACGCAGATCAAAGAGCAGGATCAGACGCACATTGTTGAGATTATCGATGTGGAAAAGGTTCTGGCAGAGATCATTCATTACGATGTTTCAATTTCGGCAGAAGTTCTGGATCAGAATCTGATGCCGGAAATGGTCGGACGAAAAGTTCTGATTGTCGATGACTCGGCAACCGCCCGGAATCAGATTAAAGGTACATTATCTCAACTGGGACTGGAGATTATTGAGTGCAGAGACGGGCTTGAGGCATATCAGTTACTCCGGAGCTGGTGCGATGCCGGTAAGGATGTGAACAAAGAAATTCTGTTTATGATCACTGATGCAGAAATGCCGGAAATGGACGGTTATAAACTGACCTATGAAATTCGTAATGATGAGCGGATGAAAGATCTGCACATTACGTTAAATACTTCACTGAGCGGCAGTTTTAATGAAGCCATGGTAAAAAAAGTCGGTTGTGATCGTTTTATTTCGAAATTTCAGCCGGATATGTTAGTTGAAGTTGCTCAGGATCGGTTGCGGGAAGTTTTATCCTGAATGTGGCTGATCTGTTTTCCTGTCTGAATTCCGGGTCAGTTTATGACCCGGAGTCATATCCAGCGTATGTTGACTATCCTAAGTCGATAGACTTATAAGAAAGCATTAAATCATCATGAAAGGTCAACATACCCTCAGTTCGCACTAATCTTTGGTTTGCGCGGCAATACACTCGCCGTGAACTGCCTGACCTTCAGGAGCCATGAGATAAATATATAACGGCATAATATCAAATGGTGTTTTCAATGTTTCCGGATCTTCAGCCGGAAATGCCTGAGCACGCATTCCTGTCCGGGTACCGCCTGGATTAATCGCATTGACCCGAATATTGGTTTCACTGAGCTCGTCTGCCAGTATCTGCATCATTCCTTCCGTTGCAAATTTTGAGATTGCATATGTTCCCCAGTACGCCCGGCCCTGATGACCGACTGTTGAGCTCGTGAAGACAATCCGGGCATCGTCGGACTGATGTAGTAATGGTAATAACGCCTGAGTCATCATCAGTTGTGAACGTACATTGACTTGCATGACATCATCGTAAGTCGAGAGTTCGATTTGCTCAAACGGGCAAAGTGTTCCCAGCAGACTGGCATTATGAAGAACACCATCCAGATGACCGAACTGGTCCCGGATCGTTTGTGCCATGTCACGATAATCCTGCTGAGTTGCTCCATGCAAATCTAAAGGAATAATGGCAGGTTTAGGTGCATCAAGAGATACGATCTCATCGTAAGTCTGCTCAAGTTTTCTTACCGTTCGTCCCAATAGGATCACAGTGGCTCCATATTGGGCATAACTGATTGCAGCCTGTTTTCCAATTCCGTCTCCGGCTCCGGTAACCAGAATAACACGGTCTTTTAGTGTGTTTGATGAAACAGAATAATTCATCTAGCCTCCTTTTGTTATGCTTTGTTGTTTAAGACAGTTACAATACACCAATTCGTATAGAAGAGGATGAGAACATTGGAATTTTTATTGGATTATGGTCTGTTTCTGGCCAAGATTGCGACGCTGGTTATCGCCATTGTCGCTTTACTGGTTATTGTGAAATCAGTCAGTGGTAAAGGCCATGGAGCTAAAGGCGAACTGGAAATTACCGATCTAACGGAAAAGTATAAACAGACCACGCATCAACTAGAAGAGTATATGCATGATGATGCTTATATGAAAGCGCGGGATAAAGCTGAGAAGAAAAAAGAGAAAGCCAAACATAAGTCTGCCGAAAAAGAGATCAAAAAGGCAGCAAAAGAAGGAGATCTGGAGTCTCAGCGGGAGCCGCACCTGTTTGTACTTGATTTTCATGGCAGTATTGATGCGAAAGAGGTGACCTCTCTCCGGGAAGAAGTTTCTGCAATTCTGGCCGTTGCCAAATCCGGGGACGAAGTGTTGCTGCGGCTCGAATCCGGTGGGGGTATGGTTCATGGTTATGGCTTGGCAGCTTCACAGCTTGATCGTCTGAAATCTGCCGGTTTACCGCTGACGATTGCAGTTGATAAAGTTGCTGCCAGTGGTGGTTATATGATGGCCTGTATCGCAGACAAACTGGTTGCTGCTCCTTTTGCTATTGTCGGTTCAATTGGTGTGATTGCCCAATTACCAAACTTTAATAAGCTGCTGAAAAAGCATGATATTGAATTTGAGCAACTGACCGCCGGTGAATTTAAGCGTACATTGACGATGTTCGGTGAGAATACGGATAAAGCCCGCGATAAATTTAAACAGGAACTGGAAGAGACTCACGTGCTGTTTAAGCACTTCATCCGGGAGCACCGTTCATCTCTTGATGTTGATAAAGTCGCTACCGGAGAACACTGGTTTGGAACTCAGGCGAAAGACTTAGGATTGATTGATGACATCCGGACATCAGATGATTTAGTTATGGATGCCTGCCAGCAGAAGAAGGTTCTTTCTGTCCATTACGTGCAAAAGAAAAAACTGACAGAGAAACTACCGGGAATTGCCGGGGAAGCGGCAGACCGCGTTTTGCTGAAACTGATCAGTCGGGGACAGCGTCCAATCGTCTGAGGAGAATCTTGCCCTGTACTCTTCCAGGGCAAGACTTCTTATTGATGGAGTGAGTATGGCAAGCCTGTATCAAGTCTATTTTCTGATTAATCCACAAATTCATTTACTGGATTTGGCCGGACCCGTTCAGGCAATTGATGAAGCCAATCGTCTGACACATCAGTTTGACACTCACTTTATTGGTTTTTCCGGTCAGATAGAGAGTCATCAGGGACTGTCACTGGCGCATATTGCCTCACCTCCGGACCAACTGCCGGAGCATGCCATTATTTTTGTCTGTGGTTCAAAATACACGGATGACATTTATACCGATGAGATTTCCCGGCAAAGTATCGACTGGCTGAAAAAAGCTATACGCCCCGATACTTATATTATTGGTGTGTGTACCGGTACTTTTCTGCTTGCCAAAGCAGGGTTGAGCCGGGGAAAGGAAGTGACGACTCATCATGATCTGGCCGGGGTTCTGGCGACTCAGTTTCCGGAAACTCAGGTTTTGGTTGATCGGATTTTTGTTCACAGCGGGAACATGATTACCAGTGCCGGTGTCACAGCCGGGGTTGATACGACGCTGTATCTTATCGGTATACTTTCTTCAGTAAAAACCGCCGTGGATGTGGCAAGAGAACTTGTTGTCCATCGTCGCAGAATGGCTCATGATCCTCAGATTTCCATGCACCTGAAACATCGTAACCATATCAGCCCGCTGATTCATGCTGTTCAGGATTATATTATGGAAAATCACCGCCAGCCGCTGACGGTCAGCGAGTTATGCCGGTACTTTCGGATATCACAGCGACATCTGCAACGGACGTTCAAGGAGCAGACCAATACCACGTTGCGGGACTATATTGCCGATATCCGTCTGTATGAAGCCAAGGGATTGATCGAAAATGGCATGGGTGTAGAGCAGGCTGCATACTTATCCGGTTTCCCGAATCCCACTTCATTTCGTTCACTGTGGAAAAAACGTTTTGCTTCACTACCCAGTCAGGCTTCTTCCCATTCTTCTCCTATCCTTGCTGTGGGTGATGCTGTACGGGATAACAGACCTGCGGCAAAAGCTGATAAACCACAGAATAGAACCAACAGTAAAACAACATAGTGATAGTGGGCGAAAACGTCATATAAAATACCGCCGGCTGACACAGTCAGGAAGACACTAAGCTGATGAGCGGTGAACAAAAAACCAAACAGACGCCCTTTCATCTGTTTGCCGAAGCAGTTCAGACACATCAGAGAAGTAATGATGACCGTTCCCATATAAGTGAGTCCGAACAGAACTGCAAAAGAAAGGTAAGCAATGCTTGAGTGTGTATCATAGATGAGTAGCAGTGAACTGCCCCGAATCAGATAAAGGATGGTTAAAAGTGTGGTCGGTGAGACGTTTCTCAATAACCAGCCAATAATGACTGCCCCACATAATTCTGCAATACCCAACAGGCTTAGAGTTGAAGCTGCCACTTCCTGATATGCAGTGATGGATGTGAATTGTTGCTGTATTAAGGGGACAAGGTGAACATCAATGAATCCCATTGAGGCACCACATCCGGCAAAAGAAATAGCCAGACAGATGAATACGGGTGTTTTCATCTGGTTCATCACTTGCCGTAGCGTCACCTGGTTTCTGGATTGTCCGGCATTTACAGATGGCTTGGGAAGTTTGCGATTGAGCAGGAGAATCATCGGTACGACGCCGACCAGAAATATCAGACCAATGATCAGGCAGATGGTTGACCATGAGATGAATCCGCTCAGCCAGACCAGAATAGGAGAGAGCAGGATGAAGCCAATTGCTGTCCCATTTGAGATCGCGGCGAAGGCCATTCCTTTTTGTCGCTGATGAAATACCTGATCAATAAACATTCCCAGTGGAACATAAGTCATGGCTGTCAGCGCATAGGCTGCCAGCACTCCGTAGAAAGGCAGGAATAATAGGTAACTGTCTGTGAATGTCAGAAGCAGAAAAACCACAACAGTCACTACTGCACCACTGAAGATCGTTGGAAGAGCACCATATCGATCGCAAATCCATCCGACGAGCGGAGACATCACTCCGACAGACAGACCAAACAGGGCGCCGGAGACAGACAATTCCCCCTGGCTGACGGAGAGATGTTCCGTCAGTGGAATAAAATAGATTTGATAGCTGCTTTTAATGGTAGATGCCAGAAAGGTGACACATATTCCGACCACGATCGTCAGGGTGAGTTGAAAACGGGTAAAAGCCAATGTGCAAACTCCTTTTGTTAAGACACATCCTATGAATGCCATCATTATTAGATAACCGGAAATTTAAATCCGGTGAAAATACGCCATATATTCAGCACATTTGTGCACTCACCCTGAGAAAATAGTGGTATATCGTGTAATTTAATATGAGTGCCGATATTCAAGGATGATGTATATGGTGAATCATGAATTGGCGATAGGAATTGATTTAGGGACAACTAACAGCGCGATTGCTGTCTGGAGAAACGGGCAGGCAGAAATCATCCCGAATTCACAGGGTAAATATCTGACACCTTCAGTTGTGAGTATGGATGATAATGAGCAGTTATTAGTTGGTGATGCTGCATATTCCCGGTTGATTACAAATCCCCATCAGACAGTTTCTGCATTTAAACGCTTTCTGGGAACAGAGAAATGTTATCTGCTGGGAGAGCAGCAGTATACACCGGTAGAGCTGTGTGCGCTGGTTCTGAAATCGCTGAAAGCTGATGCTGAAGTTTACTTAGAGCAATCCATTCGTAATGTTGTCATTGCTGTTCCTTCTTATTTTAATGACCAGCAGCGGGAAGAAATACACCGTGCTGCAGTGCTGGCTGATCTCTATGTTGTTCGTCTGATTAATGAACCGGTTGCAGCTTGCCTGGCCTATAGTCTTCATCTGACCCATGAACATCGGTTTCTGGTTTTTGATCTGGGTGGCGGGACATTCGATGTCACCGTAGTTGGATTACAGAGAGGAACGCTTGAAGTTCTGGCAGCCACCGGGGATCACCGGCTTGGTGGAGATGATTTTACGGCGGCTCTGAGCGTATTTGTCATGAATCAGCTGACATTAAACTCTGAGACGGTGCCTCTGGCGGATTTATCGAAGATATTTCAGGTTTGTGAACAGGCGAAACAGCATTTTTCTACGGAAACAAAGATTATTTTACCCGCGCCCTGGAATCAGGAAATTGTTGTTACAGAAGCTGAGCTTGAGCAGATATGGCAGGGTCTACTCAGACGGTTAGCTCTTTCCGTGAAGCAGGTATTATTTGATGCGCATCTTGAATCAAAAGATATTGATGAGTTGATTTTTGTTGGCGGTGCGACCCGGCTACGGGAAGTTTATCAGATGGTCATTCGTCAGGTGGGGCGCTTTGGCAGAATTGCCTGGGATCCGGATTTAGTCATTGCGATGGGAGCTGCGGTTGTATCGAGTGGAATGACTGTACAGACGATCGTCGGTCATTCACTTCAGGTATAAAACAGGAAGTATCGAGCAACAGAGAACAAAAACGTATTCTGTTCCGGTGTGGAGCCAGAATACGTTTGAGACCAACACCTCTTAGTGGCTATGGCTATGGCTATGGATTGAAGCTTTTTTGAAGCGTGAGTGGTAAACCCGTGTCAGGAGATCTTTTCCTACAGCTAATGCCAGTACAAACGCAGATAGAGCGGTAAGCCAGAGTGGCATGAGACTATTGCTGCTTCCCAGTTCGCTCTGAATATCGATCTGCCAGAGTTCGACCAGTGTATTGGTCAGATAACCAAAACCAATAGCAACGCCAATTACCCCAATCAGGTAACTGCTCAGAGCGTGCCAGCCCATTTCTTTACGGACAATCCCCAATGTTGCTACATTCGTGGCGGGGCCAGCCAGAAGAAAGACCAGCACAGCTCCGGGGGAAACTCCGGCCATTAACAAACCTGCGGCCAGAGGTGTCGAGGCTGAAGCACAGATATACATTGGAACCCCGATCAGAGCCATGACAATCATTGCCCAGGCACCACGGCTGATTTCTGCCAGTGCATCATAAGGGACGAGCGCAACAACGCAGGCTGATATGAGTAAACCAACTAACAGCCAGAGTGATAAATCGCCTAACAATTCAGTAAACGCATAAACCTGGCCTTGCCATATTCTGTGAGATATTGAATCTGGCTGATTCTGCGGATGAGACTGCTTGTGGCAACAGCAGCTACTACCGGAAGATTCACAGGAAGTTTGCTGTATATTTGTTTCCTGCGTATGAGATGTTGTTTTTTCTCCTGATAAGACTAAAACTGCGGCCGCAATTGATGAGCAAATAGCAGCGATTGGCCTGACAACCGTCATAAATGGGCCGAGTAGTGCATAAGAGATAGCGATTGAGTCAACACCGGTTTCCGGTGTTGAGATTAAGAAAGCGGTTGTTGCACCTTTGGATGCCCCGGCTCTGCGTAGTCCGACAGCTGCGGGAATGACACCACATGAACACAGAGGAAGAGGAATCCCCAGAATTGCAGCTTTGATGACCGGCCAGAACCCGTGGCCTTTTAAGTGATCTCCCAATCGATCACTTTTAATGAAAGTATGCAGCAGCCCTGCGATAACCAGCCCCAGTAATAACCAGAATGCTGCATCCAGCCATAAGTCAATAAATGCCTGACTAATGAGTTTTATTGTGTTCATGAGAAACTTCCTCAGTAGATTCGGTATCGGCCAGAGCAGTCAGAATGGTGCAATGTTCCGCAGAGTGAGAACCACCACAACAACGGTTATTGAGAATAGTCAGTGCGTCGTACATATGTTGCAGTTCTCGGATCTTCTGCTGAATCTCCTGCTGTTTTGCCTGAGTGATCGCTTTGACTTCTTCACAGGTGTGTTCGCCCCGGGCAATTTCCAGTTCCAGCAGTTCTCCGATTTCTTTCAAACTTAAACCCACACTCTGAGCTCGTTGAATGAATTTAAGCCGGTCAATACATGAGACATCGAAACGCCGGTATCCGTTGCTGTCTCTGCCAGCTTGCAATAGTCCCTGTCGTTCGTAGTAACGGATTGCTTCCGGAGAAATGCCCACTTCTTTCGCCAGTTGCCCTCTTTTGAGTGTAGTCATACGACATTCTCTCTTCGATATGATGTCATACTATGAGTTTAAACCCTGTATCTGGGTACAGGGTCAAGTATTTTTTATTTGATGAGAGCAGGTTAAGTGTTCATATCTGTTTTCTTACAGAGATACGGTGAGTATTTTGTTCATTTTTCACTCTATAGCCTAAGCTTCAATTGTAGAGTTTTGACTAGGAGAATAATAAATGAGCCGGACAGAAATGATAAATCGCTTGAATGAACTGCCACGTATTCAGGCCCTTTTACAAGAGCTTCTTGAGATGGTCAATCAGGAAGATATTGATTTTATAGCATTGGCCAAGAAAATCTCTATGGATCAGGTTCTGAGTGCACGTCTGCTAAGAATGGCAAATTCGGCTCATTTCGGTGGCAGCAAAACTATTTCATCGGTGAATGATGCATTGATTCGGGTTGGCATTGGAGCCGTGAAGACACTGGTTGTTGCTTCTGTCCTTTCCAGTGCTTTCAGTAGTGTGAAAACACTGGATATGGAG includes these proteins:
- the mlc gene encoding sugar metabolism global transcriptional regulator Mlc, which gives rise to MYTAQPGHIDHIKQINAGRVYKLIDQKGPISRIDLSKESELAPASITKITRELIDAHLIHETTVQEAISRGRPAVGLQTRNEGWQFLSIRLGRGYLTIALHELSGDVLIDTKIDIHEVDQDDLLARLFHEIEEFFLTYTQQLERVTSIAVTLPGLVDADNGVVLQMPHYNVHNLELGAEIYQVTGLPVFIANDTRAWALAEKLFGHSQEDENSVLISIHNGLNAGVIVNGRVLQGRHGNIGDLGHIQIDPQGLPCHCGNRGCLETVTSSKALREQAIARIANGEESSLSRLTEISIEDICMAAAQGDPLSCDIMDRLGRHLGQAIAIVINMFNPEKVLIGGVINQAKAILYPPMLKYIETQSNPAYRDQVKIVESRFYKQSTMPGAALIKQALYDGSLLMTIVDR
- a CDS encoding chemotaxis protein CheV produces the protein MSGVLNTVDQRTNLVGENRLELLLFSLNSRQIFAINVFKVKEVIKVPVLTKMPGAHPNITGVASLRGEPVPVIDLRRAIGFPPPKTESEEQNLIITEYNRTIQGFLVGQVRNIINTAWTEIQPPPRTAGRANYLTAITQIKEQDQTHIVEIIDVEKVLAEIIHYDVSISAEVLDQNLMPEMVGRKVLIVDDSATARNQIKGTLSQLGLEIIECRDGLEAYQLLRSWCDAGKDVNKEILFMITDAEMPEMDGYKLTYEIRNDERMKDLHITLNTSLSGSFNEAMVKKVGCDRFISKFQPDMLVEVAQDRLREVLS
- a CDS encoding YciK family oxidoreductase: MNYSVSSNTLKDRVILVTGAGDGIGKQAAISYAQYGATVILLGRTVRKLEQTYDEIVSLDAPKPAIIPLDLHGATQQDYRDMAQTIRDQFGHLDGVLHNASLLGTLCPFEQIELSTYDDVMQVNVRSQLMMTQALLPLLHQSDDARIVFTSSTVGHQGRAYWGTYAISKFATEGMMQILADELSETNIRVNAINPGGTRTGMRAQAFPAEDPETLKTPFDIMPLYIYLMAPEGQAVHGECIAAQTKD
- the sohB gene encoding protease SohB, giving the protein MEFLLDYGLFLAKIATLVIAIVALLVIVKSVSGKGHGAKGELEITDLTEKYKQTTHQLEEYMHDDAYMKARDKAEKKKEKAKHKSAEKEIKKAAKEGDLESQREPHLFVLDFHGSIDAKEVTSLREEVSAILAVAKSGDEVLLRLESGGGMVHGYGLAASQLDRLKSAGLPLTIAVDKVAASGGYMMACIADKLVAAPFAIVGSIGVIAQLPNFNKLLKKHDIEFEQLTAGEFKRTLTMFGENTDKARDKFKQELEETHVLFKHFIREHRSSLDVDKVATGEHWFGTQAKDLGLIDDIRTSDDLVMDACQQKKVLSVHYVQKKKLTEKLPGIAGEAADRVLLKLISRGQRPIV
- a CDS encoding GlxA family transcriptional regulator; translation: MASLYQVYFLINPQIHLLDLAGPVQAIDEANRLTHQFDTHFIGFSGQIESHQGLSLAHIASPPDQLPEHAIIFVCGSKYTDDIYTDEISRQSIDWLKKAIRPDTYIIGVCTGTFLLAKAGLSRGKEVTTHHDLAGVLATQFPETQVLVDRIFVHSGNMITSAGVTAGVDTTLYLIGILSSVKTAVDVARELVVHRRRMAHDPQISMHLKHRNHISPLIHAVQDYIMENHRQPLTVSELCRYFRISQRHLQRTFKEQTNTTLRDYIADIRLYEAKGLIENGMGVEQAAYLSGFPNPTSFRSLWKKRFASLPSQASSHSSPILAVGDAVRDNRPAAKADKPQNRTNSKTT
- a CDS encoding MFS transporter, which encodes MAFTRFQLTLTIVVGICVTFLASTIKSSYQIYFIPLTEHLSVSQGELSVSGALFGLSVGVMSPLVGWICDRYGALPTIFSGAVVTVVVFLLLTFTDSYLLFLPFYGVLAAYALTAMTYVPLGMFIDQVFHQRQKGMAFAAISNGTAIGFILLSPILVWLSGFISWSTICLIIGLIFLVGVVPMILLLNRKLPKPSVNAGQSRNQVTLRQVMNQMKTPVFICLAISFAGCGASMGFIDVHLVPLIQQQFTSITAYQEVAASTLSLLGIAELCGAVIIGWLLRNVSPTTLLTILYLIRGSSLLLIYDTHSSIAYLSFAVLFGLTYMGTVIITSLMCLNCFGKQMKGRLFGFLFTAHQLSVFLTVSAGGILYDVFAHYHYVVLLLVLFCGLSAFAAGLLSRTASPTARIGEEWEEA
- a CDS encoding Hsp70 family protein — translated: MVNHELAIGIDLGTTNSAIAVWRNGQAEIIPNSQGKYLTPSVVSMDDNEQLLVGDAAYSRLITNPHQTVSAFKRFLGTEKCYLLGEQQYTPVELCALVLKSLKADAEVYLEQSIRNVVIAVPSYFNDQQREEIHRAAVLADLYVVRLINEPVAACLAYSLHLTHEHRFLVFDLGGGTFDVTVVGLQRGTLEVLAATGDHRLGGDDFTAALSVFVMNQLTLNSETVPLADLSKIFQVCEQAKQHFSTETKIILPAPWNQEIVVTEAELEQIWQGLLRRLALSVKQVLFDAHLESKDIDELIFVGGATRLREVYQMVIRQVGRFGRIAWDPDLVIAMGAAVVSSGMTVQTIVGHSLQV
- a CDS encoding SO_0444 family Cu/Zn efflux transporter, with the translated sequence MNTIKLISQAFIDLWLDAAFWLLLGLVIAGLLHTFIKSDRLGDHLKGHGFWPVIKAAILGIPLPLCSCGVIPAAVGLRRAGASKGATTAFLISTPETGVDSIAISYALLGPFMTVVRPIAAICSSIAAAVLVLSGEKTTSHTQETNIQQTSCESSGSSCCCHKQSHPQNQPDSISHRIWQGQVYAFTELLGDLSLWLLVGLLISACVVALVPYDALAEISRGAWAMIVMALIGVPMYICASASTPLAAGLLMAGVSPGAVLVFLLAGPATNVATLGIVRKEMGWHALSSYLIGVIGVAIGFGYLTNTLVELWQIDIQSELGSSNSLMPLWLTALSAFVLALAVGKDLLTRVYHSRFKKASIHSHSHSH
- the zntR gene encoding Zn(2+)-responsive transcriptional regulator encodes the protein MTTLKRGQLAKEVGISPEAIRYYERQGLLQAGRDSNGYRRFDVSCIDRLKFIQRAQSVGLSLKEIGELLELEIARGEHTCEEVKAITQAKQQEIQQKIRELQHMYDALTILNNRCCGGSHSAEHCTILTALADTESTEEVSHEHNKTH